ggcatctagcagtacagccagaggcgggaggcaatacagattcggtccttctctgaagactccagagaagttaccatacgagaggaccgatgaggaaaccacgaagatcgtgcgagccgaagtgacgaacttctttgaaggggtgaaagcaaataaacatccacctccggaggagaaggtagatccggtgaaagcgaagcgcactctggctgccctgacaaaaccaccaaagtctccgctgaaaggcaactatgagcgcattattgcaaagtcatttgccgaagcggagcggtcgggaagtactgtcagtgatcaaaggttaaaggaacgacgagctgggaaaaaaattgcccagctcggcgaacaagcgaaccaatcgtgcccccccgctcaaggtgtctagcgacatcgtcgctaatgatccgaggatggtgcccggttatagcaatcttggagattacctgcccgacgatgtacattatgatatcttggaggtggacgaacacaaataccattacgggaagcttctcgtcaaagatgaaagatctctaccaacgatgatgcgaagattacacgattggtacatgaaaacctgcagagagtctggggggaggaatactttgacgccGAGAGTTAAAAcagagcatgacctcgttggaattgaactgttgaatgtttcatttgaggagttcttccagtttttcaatcaaaaggccctcgataaatcaatgatcacttgctactgtctgtaagtagtactacttctgtcactaagtctctctatataggtcagctctttcattgcatgtatttataattatcctcactatattatgcagattgaagatcgccgaattgaagaaaagagaaatcggtgatattgggttcattaacacaaaatctcatagatgcaactgaggttaaatatcatgccgaaaataccgaggccaacttgctacgatcgttggtaataaatgaaaacaaagatataatactctttccttacaacttcaagtgagtgttactgtcttgtgcatattcggtttcccttattagtccagattatagtaatgtaattgatgacttatgcatgcgttcgcagcttccactatattctcctagagattaagcttgagcagggagtagtaaccgtcttagactcgagacgaaaagatccccaggactatgcggacatgactcaaatgctcgagaagtaagttaaatcgatcattatccaccatatcagcaactttgttcatttcctgatatcaagtaactgttttctttgtctggcaaggtttggagaaaattcatcaaaaaagctccgggactgccgaagaagctgcaatttaaacacccgaaagtgagtactatagtagcatgttccgtgcatctcctagtgattcaagcgctagtttcatcaataccatttagcatgcttgcttatcagtttgattgacctctatttcttgtaaagtggttgtggcaggaacccgggaataattactgtggatactacgtttgcgagtccatccgctacacgacctgtgagcggggctactctgacgaacaatatgaagtgcgtaagcaataaaattcacaattttattttattaccatcatttgtgttgagtttcatttattcatatatatatatgtgttgacccccttcttcaaattagatctttcggatgcgggatgaactcctagcaccagatcgtatgcgagcaattcaagaggaattggcggcattcttccttgactacgtgatcgctgaaaacggagaatactatatggaccctgtgttcttacaatttagttaggagattatattgtaagagataattattgtatatatgtagccggtagtgccaccaaccaggaccaaaggccctcctgcctgggctcgccgcaccggccacgtggaggcccatctgtcccggttcatgtaagaaccgggactaaagggttatgGCATtcgtaacgaccctttagtcccggttcaaaaaccgggacaaaaggcccttaccaaccgggacaataggccctttttctactagtgctggTCGGTCATCACCTCAGCGAGACATCACCTAGTTTAGCTATCTACAGAAACGAGCTTTGTCGAAAAAATCTACAAAAACAAGAAAATATGTGTGTGTCACAAAATGTTAGCAAATAATCTGTGTGGACCAAGGCATGCTTCCGCATGAACCAAGTTGGTGCAACCGAGAAACACCAATAGCATGAAGCTCATCACATCACCATGAATTATTTGCTAATATTTTGTGATATTGTTCCCATCGAGGTGGCGCCTGGTCGGTCATCACCTCAGCGAGACATCGTCTTCCCTCCCAAGGTTAGACCGGAAAACTGTTAAGTGGCGCAACCTATGGAATAAAACAAAAATACAAGATAAATGCAAGAAACTGTGTATTAAATCAGTAAAAAGTCCAGATTCAAAATGCCGGCAATTGGTGTCAATAAGTGAGCTATCAAATAATAAAAGAGTTACGTGCATGACTTTGATCCCCGCTATGGTGTAGGTGTAAAGTTGCTGGTCGAGATGCATGTCATGTAGTGACACTTTGCAATATTTTAAATCAAGATGCTAAGCCGATAAGGTCTGGTTGGAATGCTTCCAAACGCTATGACCCGCAAGTCTGCAACTACAATCAAATTAATGGAACTGCCTCCATATAGAAATATAATAGCgttagtgatctaaatgctcttatctTTCTTTACAGAGGGGGTACTTGTTAATTAAAGTTTGGCTGCATGCGTAGAACAGGAAAATCTGATACCTGTACACAAAAGTGTCAATAGTTAGTCTTTTTTCTTTTTGTGGGGTGTGTCAATAGTTAGTCTTGGTACTCCTTGTTTAAATATGCTCAGGCAGGCCGTTTTCCAAGACAAAAATACTGCAGAGCTGCAACCCTGCTTTGATTTGTTTGGAAGACCCAGAAATTGTGAGCTCCGAACTCTGTCCctctgtcccccccccccccccaccccccaccaGAAAAAACTGTTGTGACAGGATCGGCGAGGTCCACACTTTTCTCGTTTTCGTTCTCTCTCCAGTGATGCGATGACGCCCAAACGGGACGTAGTTTTATGTGGAGTACCTCGACGATGCCCCTGGCCTTGCCGGCAACGACACGTCCATCCTCCCCGCAGACCCCTACAGCCGCGCAGCCGCTCGCGTTTGGGCCGCCTATGTGAATGACAAGGTTAGTTCATTTGACAGATTACCTCTCGTTGCGCGTGGAGTTGCACCTCTCAATTCGCTTTGTTGCCGCAGTTGTTCCCTTCGTGCACCGGCATCCTCAAGACAGCGAAGCAGGAGGAGAGAGCCAGTAAGGTGGAGGAGACCCTGTCCGGGCTCCGACACTTGGAAGCTGCCCTGGCAgagtgctccaaaggggaggtgGAGGCGCCGTTCTTCGGTGGTTGCTCCATCGGGTTCCTTGACATCGCGCTCGGGTGCTATCTTCCTTGGTTTGAGGCAGTAGGCCGCCTGGCCGGCTTGGGGCCGCTTATCGACCCGGCGAGGACGCCGAAACTAGCAGCATGGGCGGAGCGGTTCAGGGTTGTCGAGCCGGTCAAGGCGCTGCTGCCTAGGGTGGACGAGCTGGAGGAGTACATCACTACGGTGCTTTATCCAAAGTGGAACGTCGCGGTCACCGGTAACTAATTAAAGATCGTGTCGTTCCATTACCGGCGGAGGATCGTGTCAATCCAATAATTCCTCCGCCTTGTGAGTTGTTGTTTTCACGCCAAGAGTTGAACTGTTGCTACTAGGTCCTTAGTGTCTCCTCGTCGTGGATGGTGCGCATGCGTGCACTCTCTTCGATCTGAGTTGTTGACATGTTGTTTCGTGAATAAACTGAAGTTTCGTCCATCTTGCATCTTGTTTGTGTTAGCTCTTTTATGACCTCGCATATTAATTACCAGTATATGTTTCTCTTTTTGCGAAGAAATTACCAGTATATGAATCTTCCTCCATCTTGCATCTCAATTACCAGTATATGTTCAACAACAAGATTATTCCCGAGCTCTTTTTTTCGATAAAGGGTGCTTTTATTAACTCATAATGTAGCATCAAGTGAATACAAAGCATAATGAGCGACATCCGGCCTCTGTATAGCTAAGATGCACACAGCCTTAACGAAGAGTCTAGCAAAGTATGTATAAAAAAACGACAAGTTGGCAACAGTAAAGCCATATGAGTCCAAAACTATGCCCATGTCGACGGAGGAGATGGACCGATCCGGAGATTATGTtgccacccatgttgggtaaAAACCTCCCTGGCCACCCGCTCCAACCGCATACACACTGCCTTGAACAACGATTGATACTCCGTTCGCTGTAGCGTAGACCACATACGAAGCTAGTGCGTACAACGGTAAATAATCTGCATAGAAGAAGAGGTTTTGCCATTAAAAACAAAATCgtttctacatagccaaagcgaccatAATAAGGCAGACACTCCCACCCGTATTAGCATACTAAAAGTATTTGGTATTCCATCAAGCCAGTGACCATATATATTGGCAACACTTGTTGGTGGATACAAATTGGACGCTATTTGGATGACTGACCATATAGAACGCGCGAACTTGCACTAAAAGAAGAGGTGTTTAATTGTCTCGTCATGAGTACAAAAGCTACACTTCTTACTTCCTTGCCAGTTGCGTCGAGCGAGGTTGTCTTTTGTTAGCGCAACTCCTCTCCGAAGATACCACATGAAAATCTTATTTTTAGTGGCATCTTTGATTTCCATATTAGTTTATTATTATTCAATGGAGCCTCTAAGTGCGAGAGTGCACGGTACATAGAGTCAACTGTGTAGGACCCAGATGTAGTGAGATTCCAGCGAAACACATCCCTCCCTTGTGTCAAGTTAACCGAATCCAAACGGGATAGAAGATGTTGCCATGACGCAAGGCGGAGGCCAATCAAATCCCTCCTAAATGATACATTCGGCGGGGAGGAGCTGAGCACATGCGCACGAGTATCATTCTTATCGCGTACAATTCGGTACAAGGCCGGATACTGTTCCTGAAGAGTGGTGTTTCCTAGCCACCTGTCCTCCCAAAAACGTATCTCAGAGCCGTCCTTTATCGCGACTGATCCAAAGCGGAATAGATGTTTCTTTACCGCCATCAGACCAGACCAAAAATGTGAGTCACCAGGTTTCCAATACGCCTGGGACAATGCTTTTTGGCCTAGATACTTATTGCGCAACAGGGCTTGCCAAACACCATCCTCGGTAAGTAGCTTGAACAACCATTTACTGAGCAAGGCATCATTCTTAACCtggaggtcctgaacacctaaaCCTCCCTGGTCTTTTGGTCGACAAACCACACTCCATTTGGTTATCCTATACTTTTTATTTTCACTatctccttgccaaaagaatctGGATCTGAAGTAATCCAGTCTTTGCAGAACCCCTTTGGGAATTTGGAAAAAT
This sequence is a window from Aegilops tauschii subsp. strangulata cultivar AL8/78 chromosome 7, Aet v6.0, whole genome shotgun sequence. Protein-coding genes within it:
- the LOC141026658 gene encoding probable glutathione S-transferase GSTU6, coding for MPLLSSPPTPPCPAPSPFAPAGPGPHCPFRPPPRPPAPAPSLFALDAAVPGLVPVCPCHLEQRRPAAALPATKGAGSWPSSKGGVATGSSARMSVCLWVMYCEIHSSILGASVDGTVVFIVVRSFLSSFYVEYLDDAPGLAGNDTSILPADPYSRAAARVWAAYVNDKLFPSCTGILKTAKQEERASKVEETLSGLRHLEAALAECSKGEVEAPFFGGCSIGFLDIALGCYLPWFEAVGRLAGLGPLIDPARTPKLAAWAERFRVVEPVKALLPRVDELEEYITTVLYPKWNVAVTGN